From the Cryptosporangium aurantiacum genome, one window contains:
- a CDS encoding DNA-directed RNA polymerase subunit alpha — MLITQRPALTEESVNEHRSRFVIEPLEPGFGYTLGNSLRRTLLSSIPGAAVTSIKIDGVLHEFTTVPGVKEDVTELILNIKQLVISSENDEPVTMYLRKQGPGTVTAADIAPPAGVTVHNTDLHIATINAKGRLEMELTVERGRGYVSAVQNKQPGQEIGRIPVDSIYSPVLKVKYAVEATRVEQRTDFDKLIIDVETKNSLTPRTAIASAGSTLVELFGLCRELDETAEGIDIGPSPQDAALAADLALPIEELDLTVRSYNCLKREGIHSVGELISRSEADLLDIRNFGAKSIDEVKMKLATMGLALKDSPPGFDPANVVDTFSDADYDGADYAETEQL; from the coding sequence GTGCTCATCACCCAGCGCCCCGCGCTGACTGAAGAGTCCGTCAACGAGCACCGTTCCCGGTTCGTTATCGAGCCGCTGGAGCCCGGATTCGGCTACACGCTGGGCAACTCGCTCCGGCGTACGCTGCTGTCCTCGATTCCCGGCGCCGCTGTCACGAGCATCAAGATCGACGGTGTCCTGCACGAGTTCACCACCGTTCCGGGGGTGAAAGAGGACGTCACCGAGCTGATCTTGAACATCAAGCAGCTCGTGATCAGCTCCGAGAACGACGAGCCGGTCACCATGTACCTGCGCAAGCAGGGCCCAGGCACGGTAACCGCGGCCGACATCGCGCCGCCGGCCGGTGTCACCGTGCACAACACCGACCTGCACATCGCCACGATCAACGCGAAGGGTCGGCTCGAGATGGAGCTGACCGTCGAGCGTGGCCGTGGTTACGTCTCGGCCGTCCAGAACAAGCAGCCCGGGCAGGAGATCGGCCGGATTCCGGTCGACTCGATCTACTCCCCGGTCCTCAAGGTCAAGTACGCGGTCGAGGCGACTCGTGTCGAGCAGCGGACCGACTTCGACAAGCTGATCATCGACGTCGAGACGAAGAACTCGCTCACGCCGCGGACGGCGATCGCGTCGGCCGGTTCGACCCTGGTCGAGCTGTTCGGGCTCTGCCGCGAGCTGGACGAGACCGCCGAGGGCATCGACATCGGCCCGTCGCCGCAGGACGCCGCGCTCGCGGCCGACCTGGCGCTGCCGATCGAGGAGCTCGACCTGACGGTCCGTTCCTACAACTGCCTCAAGCGCGAGGGCATCCACTCCGTGGGTGAGCTCATCTCGCGCAGCGAGGCTGACCTCCTCGACATCCGTAACTTCGGCGCGAAGTCGATCGACGAGGTCAAGATGAAGCTGGCCACGATGGGGCTCGCCCTCAAGGACTCCCCGCCCGGGTTCGACCCGGCGAACGTCGTGGACACCTTCTCGGACGCCGACTACGACGGCGCCGACTACGCCGAGACCGAGCAGCTGTAA
- the rpsD gene encoding 30S ribosomal protein S4, translating to MARYTGADCRRCRREKMKLFLKGSKCESPKCPIEVRPYPPGQHGRGRTKDSEYLLQLREKQKAKRIYGVLEKQFGGYYVEANRKQGKTGDILLQILESRLDNVIYRAGFAKSRDMARQVVRHGHVLVNGVKVDIPSYRVSENDIVEVREKSRELTPFVVARAEAGSRGIPAWLEVLSSQMRILVHALPARQVIDTPVQEQLIVELYSK from the coding sequence ATGGCCCGTTACACCGGTGCTGACTGCCGCCGCTGCCGGCGCGAGAAGATGAAGCTGTTCCTCAAGGGCAGCAAGTGCGAGTCGCCGAAGTGCCCGATCGAGGTTCGTCCCTACCCGCCGGGCCAGCACGGCCGCGGTCGGACCAAGGACAGCGAGTACCTGCTCCAGCTGCGTGAGAAGCAGAAGGCCAAGCGCATCTACGGCGTTCTGGAGAAGCAGTTCGGCGGCTACTACGTCGAGGCGAACCGCAAGCAGGGCAAGACCGGCGACATCCTGCTCCAGATCCTGGAGTCCCGCCTGGACAACGTCATCTACCGGGCCGGCTTCGCCAAGTCCCGCGACATGGCGCGCCAGGTGGTCCGGCACGGTCACGTGCTGGTCAACGGCGTCAAGGTCGACATCCCGTCGTACCGCGTCAGCGAGAACGACATCGTCGAGGTCCGGGAGAAGTCCCGCGAGCTCACGCCGTTCGTCGTGGCGCGCGCCGAAGCCGGCTCCCGTGGGATCCCGGCCTGGCTCGAGGTTCTCTCCAGCCAGATGCGGATCCTGGTTCACGCTCTCCCGGCCCGGCAGGTCATCGACACGCCGGTCCAGGAGCAGCTGATCGTCGAGCTCTACTCGAAGTAA
- the rpsK gene encoding 30S ribosomal protein S11, which translates to MPPKSRGAGVKKVRRKEKKNVAHGHAHIKSTFNNTIVSITDPQGNVISWASAGHVGFKGSRKSTPFAAQMAAENAARKAQEHGMRKVDVFVKGPGSGRETAIRSLQATGLEVGSISDVTPMPHNGCRPPKRRRV; encoded by the coding sequence ATGCCACCGAAGAGCCGTGGCGCCGGGGTCAAGAAGGTCCGGCGCAAGGAAAAGAAGAATGTCGCGCACGGCCACGCGCACATCAAGAGCACGTTCAACAACACGATCGTGTCGATCACGGACCCGCAGGGCAACGTGATCAGCTGGGCCTCCGCCGGCCACGTGGGCTTCAAGGGCTCGCGTAAGTCGACGCCGTTCGCCGCCCAGATGGCTGCCGAGAACGCTGCCCGCAAGGCGCAGGAGCACGGCATGCGCAAGGTCGACGTCTTCGTGAAGGGCCCGGGCTCCGGTCGCGAGACCGCCATCCGGTCGCTGCAGGCCACCGGCCTGGAGGTGGGGTCGATCTCCGACGTCACCCCGATGCCGCACAACGGCTGCCGCCCGCCCAAGCGCCGCCGCGTCTGA
- the rpsM gene encoding 30S ribosomal protein S13: MARLVGVDLPREKRLEIALTYIFGIGRTRSLETIKATGLNPDTRVRDLSDEDLVRLRDYIEASFRVEGDLRREVAADIRRKIEIGCYQGIRHRRGLPVRGQRTHTNARTRKGPRKTVAGKKKPGKK; the protein is encoded by the coding sequence ATGGCACGTCTCGTCGGCGTAGACCTCCCCCGCGAGAAGCGGCTAGAGATCGCGCTCACGTACATCTTCGGTATCGGCCGGACCCGTTCCCTGGAGACGATCAAGGCGACCGGGCTCAACCCGGACACCCGCGTTCGCGACCTGTCGGACGAGGACCTGGTTCGACTCCGTGACTACATCGAGGCCTCGTTCCGGGTCGAAGGTGACCTGCGCCGCGAGGTCGCCGCTGACATCCGGCGCAAGATCGAGATCGGTTGCTACCAGGGCATCCGGCACCGGCGCGGCCTTCCTGTGCGCGGTCAGCGCACGCACACCAACGCGCGTACCCGTAAGGGCCCGCGCAAGACCGTGGCCGGCAAGAAGAAGCCGGGCAAGAAGTAA
- the rpmJ gene encoding 50S ribosomal protein L36, which yields MKVNPSVKPICDKCKVIRRHGRVMVICENLRHKQRQG from the coding sequence GTGAAGGTCAACCCGAGCGTCAAGCCGATCTGTGACAAGTGCAAGGTGATCCGCCGTCACGGGCGGGTCATGGTGATCTGCGAGAACCTGCGCCACAAGCAGCGGCAGGGCTGA
- the infA gene encoding translation initiation factor IF-1: protein MPKKDGAIEIEGRVVEALPNAMFRVELQNGHLVLAHISGKMRQHYIRILPEDRVVVELSPYDLSRGRIVYRYK, encoded by the coding sequence ATGCCCAAGAAAGACGGGGCCATCGAAATCGAAGGCCGAGTCGTCGAAGCGCTGCCGAACGCGATGTTTCGCGTGGAGCTGCAGAACGGCCACCTCGTCCTTGCCCACATCTCCGGGAAGATGCGGCAGCACTACATCCGCATCCTGCCCGAGGACCGGGTTGTCGTGGAGCTCTCGCCCTACGACCTGTCCCGTGGGCGCATCGTCTACCGCTACAAGTAA
- a CDS encoding DUF1707 SHOCT-like domain-containing protein — MSSPLPDVPEPRRPDVRVGDAERQAVVTRLKAALDEGRLDLHEFDERAAAAYAAKTESDLTPLTADLPEQHPQPASSVTARKRLTSGESSWIRLAVLLTGIWLITSIARGEVTFYWPIFPLGIWGLVLLANRLTGRRD, encoded by the coding sequence ATGTCGTCCCCGTTACCCGACGTGCCGGAACCGAGGCGTCCCGATGTTCGGGTAGGGGACGCCGAGCGCCAGGCCGTCGTCACTCGTCTGAAGGCAGCCCTCGACGAGGGCAGGCTCGACCTCCACGAGTTCGACGAGCGGGCTGCGGCGGCCTACGCCGCGAAGACCGAGTCGGACCTCACACCGCTCACCGCCGACCTGCCGGAGCAGCACCCGCAGCCGGCGTCGAGCGTCACCGCGCGGAAACGTCTCACCAGTGGGGAATCCAGCTGGATCCGGCTGGCGGTGCTGCTGACCGGCATCTGGCTGATCACCAGCATCGCCCGCGGGGAGGTCACGTTCTACTGGCCGATCTTCCCGCTCGGAATCTGGGGTCTCGTCCTGCTGGCCAACCGCCTCACGGGGCGGCGTGACTAG
- the map gene encoding type I methionyl aminopeptidase has product MFRTQEIQLKSPADITLMRAAGLVVGKTLERLRAAVAPGVSTADLDAIAEDSIRSLGGIPSFKGYHGFPASICASVNDQVVHGIPRKSQVLEDGDLISIDCGAIVDGWHGDSAITVGVGTVDAAYLKMAQVCEDAMWAGFAAARVGGRLTDISHAVETAVRAGGKYGIVKHYGGHGIGTEMHQDPHVLNYGKPGRGPKLRVGMALAIEPMITMADPETDELEDGWTVVTVDGSRAAHTEHTFVLTDDGPWVLTALDGGVSRLGDAVTRQQPRD; this is encoded by the coding sequence GTGTTCAGGACGCAGGAGATCCAGCTCAAGTCGCCCGCCGACATCACGTTGATGCGTGCCGCCGGGCTCGTCGTCGGGAAGACGCTGGAGCGTCTGCGCGCCGCGGTGGCCCCCGGCGTCTCGACCGCCGACCTCGACGCGATCGCCGAAGACTCGATCCGCTCGCTGGGCGGGATCCCGTCCTTCAAGGGCTACCACGGCTTCCCCGCATCGATCTGCGCGTCGGTCAACGACCAGGTCGTGCACGGCATCCCGCGCAAGTCCCAGGTGCTCGAGGACGGCGACCTGATCTCGATCGACTGCGGCGCGATCGTCGACGGCTGGCACGGCGACTCGGCGATCACCGTCGGCGTGGGCACGGTCGACGCTGCCTACCTGAAGATGGCGCAGGTCTGCGAGGACGCGATGTGGGCCGGGTTCGCGGCCGCGCGCGTCGGAGGCCGGCTCACCGACATCAGCCACGCCGTCGAGACCGCGGTCCGCGCCGGCGGTAAGTACGGGATCGTCAAGCACTACGGTGGCCACGGCATCGGCACCGAGATGCACCAGGATCCGCACGTCCTCAACTACGGCAAGCCGGGACGCGGGCCGAAGCTGCGGGTCGGGATGGCGCTGGCGATCGAGCCGATGATCACGATGGCCGACCCGGAGACCGATGAGCTGGAGGACGGCTGGACGGTGGTGACCGTCGACGGCTCGCGCGCGGCGCACACCGAACACACGTTTGTCCTGACCGACGACGGCCCGTGGGTGCTGACCGCGCTGGACGGCGGCGTTTCCCGCCTCGGCGACGCGGTCACCCGGCAGCAACCCCGCGACTGA
- a CDS encoding adenylate kinase — MRLVLVGPPGAGKGTQAEFIAAHLCAPKISTGDLFRYNVGQGTPLGVEAKKYMDAGQLVPDEITINMVRQRLAEPDAVDGFLLDGFPRNVPQAEVLDDMLKELGVKIDVVLELVVEDDEVIRRLSGRRTCRGCGKIWHVEFDPTTVEGVCDRCDGQLFQRDDDKPETIAKRLEVYHEQTEPLVDFYSAQGKLVGIDATGPVEDVTDRAIDALAPFE; from the coding sequence GTGCGGCTGGTACTGGTCGGCCCCCCGGGTGCGGGCAAGGGGACTCAGGCCGAGTTCATCGCAGCTCACCTCTGCGCGCCCAAGATCTCTACCGGTGACCTCTTCCGCTACAACGTGGGCCAGGGGACGCCGTTGGGTGTCGAGGCGAAGAAATACATGGACGCCGGTCAGCTCGTGCCGGACGAGATCACGATCAACATGGTGCGGCAGCGTCTCGCCGAGCCGGATGCGGTGGACGGGTTCCTGCTCGACGGGTTCCCGCGGAACGTCCCGCAGGCCGAGGTGCTCGACGACATGCTCAAGGAGCTCGGCGTCAAGATCGACGTCGTGCTCGAGCTCGTGGTCGAGGACGACGAGGTGATCCGGCGGCTCTCCGGGCGGCGTACCTGCCGGGGCTGCGGAAAGATCTGGCACGTCGAGTTCGACCCGACGACGGTCGAGGGCGTGTGCGACCGGTGCGACGGTCAGCTGTTCCAGCGGGACGACGACAAGCCGGAGACGATCGCTAAGCGGCTCGAGGTCTACCACGAGCAGACCGAGCCGCTCGTCGACTTCTACAGCGCCCAGGGCAAGCTGGTGGGGATCGACGCCACCGGCCCGGTCGAGGACGTCACCGACCGCGCCATCGACGCGCTAGCGCCGTTCGAGTAG
- the secY gene encoding preprotein translocase subunit SecY codes for MLAAFGRAFRTPDLRKKIFFTLFIIAIYRVGATLPSPGVSVTNINQCIDQLKTGGGSEVLTLLNLFSGGALLQLSVFALGIMPYITASIILQLLVVVIPRLEQLRKEGQAGQAKITQYTRYLTIGLAVLQSTGYIALARSGNLFQGCNLSIIPSNTAQPQWLTLTTLVLTMTAGTAVVMWLGELITDRGVGNGMSVLIFTSIAARMPYEGNNILETKGGLVFSIVLVIVLVVIALVVFIEQAQRRIPVQYAKRMIGRRMYGGTSTYIPLKVNQAGVIPVIFASSLLYLPQLFSQLGDPENPGSVQRFVDKWITPADSWLHILLYFGLIVFFTYFYVAITFNPTEVADNMRKFGGFVPGIRPGRPTAEYLGYILSRITLPGSIYLGIIAVLPNLFISLLDDGGNNTQNFPFGGTAVLIIVGVGLETVKQIESQLMQRNYEGFLR; via the coding sequence GTGCTCGCCGCCTTCGGTAGGGCGTTTCGTACGCCCGACCTGCGCAAGAAGATTTTCTTCACGCTGTTCATCATTGCGATCTACCGAGTCGGCGCCACGCTGCCGTCACCAGGCGTGTCCGTCACCAACATCAATCAGTGCATCGACCAGCTCAAGACTGGTGGTGGCAGCGAGGTCCTGACGCTGCTGAACCTGTTCAGCGGAGGCGCACTCCTCCAGCTGTCGGTGTTCGCGCTGGGGATCATGCCGTACATCACGGCCAGCATCATCCTGCAGCTGCTCGTCGTGGTCATTCCGCGGCTCGAGCAGCTGCGCAAGGAAGGCCAGGCGGGTCAGGCCAAGATCACGCAGTACACGCGTTATCTGACTATCGGCCTGGCCGTTCTCCAGTCGACCGGTTACATCGCGCTCGCCCGGAGCGGCAACCTGTTCCAGGGCTGCAACCTCTCGATCATCCCGAGCAACACCGCCCAGCCGCAGTGGCTGACGCTGACCACGCTGGTCCTGACGATGACCGCGGGTACGGCAGTGGTCATGTGGCTCGGCGAGCTGATCACGGACCGCGGCGTCGGCAACGGCATGTCGGTCCTGATCTTCACCTCGATCGCGGCGCGCATGCCGTACGAGGGCAACAACATCCTGGAGACCAAGGGCGGTCTGGTCTTCAGCATCGTGCTGGTGATCGTTCTGGTCGTCATCGCGCTCGTCGTCTTCATCGAGCAGGCGCAGCGGCGGATTCCGGTCCAGTACGCGAAGCGGATGATCGGCCGGCGAATGTACGGCGGCACGTCCACCTACATCCCGCTGAAGGTGAACCAGGCCGGCGTCATTCCGGTGATCTTCGCCTCATCGCTGCTCTATCTGCCGCAGCTGTTCAGTCAGCTCGGTGACCCGGAAAACCCGGGTTCGGTGCAGCGATTCGTGGACAAGTGGATTACGCCCGCGGACTCGTGGCTCCACATCCTGCTCTATTTCGGCTTGATCGTCTTCTTTACGTACTTCTACGTGGCGATCACGTTCAATCCGACCGAGGTCGCGGACAACATGCGGAAGTTCGGTGGCTTCGTGCCGGGCATCCGGCCCGGTCGGCCCACCGCGGAGTACCTCGGCTACATTCTGAGCAGGATCACCCTGCCGGGGTCGATCTACCTGGGTATCATCGCGGTTCTTCCGAACTTGTTCATCTCCCTGCTCGATGACGGCGGCAACAACACGCAGAACTTCCCCTTCGGGGGTACGGCGGTACTGATCATCGTCGGTGTCGGTCTCGAGACCGTTAAACAGATCGAGAGCCAGCTCATGCAGCGCAACTACGAAGGTTTCCTCCGCTAG
- the rplO gene encoding 50S ribosomal protein L15 codes for MALKVHHLKPAPGAHTPKTRVGRGEGSKGKTAGRGTKGTKARYQVPARFEGGQMPIHMRLPKLKGFKNRFRVEYQVVNLDRLAELFPDGGEIGPEELALAGAVRPNRLVKILGDGDLGGVKLTASAHKFSATAKEKILAAGGTVNEITES; via the coding sequence ATGGCCCTCAAGGTCCATCACCTGAAGCCGGCCCCCGGCGCCCACACCCCGAAGACCCGTGTGGGTCGCGGAGAGGGCTCCAAGGGTAAGACGGCTGGTCGCGGTACCAAGGGAACCAAGGCCCGCTACCAGGTTCCGGCGCGCTTCGAGGGTGGGCAGATGCCCATCCACATGCGACTGCCGAAGCTGAAGGGCTTCAAGAACCGGTTCCGCGTGGAGTACCAGGTCGTCAACCTGGACCGGCTCGCCGAGCTGTTCCCGGACGGCGGCGAGATCGGCCCGGAGGAGCTCGCGCTCGCCGGTGCCGTTCGCCCGAACCGCCTGGTCAAGATCCTGGGCGACGGCGACCTCGGTGGCGTCAAGCTCACCGCGTCGGCGCACAAGTTCTCGGCCACCGCCAAGGAGAAGATCCTGGCGGCCGGCGGCACGGTCAACGAGATCACCGAAAGCTGA
- the rpmD gene encoding 50S ribosomal protein L30 has product MARLKVTQIRSVIGTKQNQRHTLRSLGLKRINDVVVKEDRPEMRGMVHTVRHLVTVEEVE; this is encoded by the coding sequence ATGGCACGCCTCAAGGTCACCCAGATCCGGTCGGTGATCGGCACCAAGCAGAACCAGCGTCACACGCTGCGCTCGCTGGGGCTCAAGCGGATCAACGACGTCGTCGTGAAGGAAGACCGCCCCGAGATGCGCGGCATGGTGCACACCGTGCGGCACCTCGTGACGGTCGAGGAGGTCGAGTAA
- the rpsE gene encoding 30S ribosomal protein S5: protein MPGQQRRGGGGGDRRDRRDGGRGGAAPEKSPHIERVVAINRVAKVVKGGRRFSFTALVVVGDGDGTVGVGYGKAKEVPAAIAKGVEEAKKHFFKVPRIGSTIAHPVQGEDAAGVVLLKPASPGTGVIAGGPVRAVLECAGIHDILSKSLGSSNAINIVHATIAALKMIERPEAIAARRGLPLEDVAPAALLRARAGGE, encoded by the coding sequence ATGCCTGGTCAGCAGCGCCGAGGCGGTGGAGGCGGGGACCGCCGGGACCGCCGCGACGGCGGGCGGGGCGGAGCGGCCCCGGAGAAGTCGCCTCACATCGAGCGCGTCGTCGCCATCAACCGTGTGGCGAAGGTCGTCAAGGGTGGTCGTCGCTTCAGCTTCACCGCGCTGGTCGTGGTGGGCGACGGTGACGGCACCGTGGGTGTCGGTTACGGCAAGGCGAAGGAGGTGCCGGCCGCCATCGCCAAGGGCGTGGAGGAGGCCAAGAAGCACTTCTTCAAGGTGCCGCGGATCGGCTCGACCATCGCTCACCCGGTTCAGGGTGAGGACGCCGCCGGCGTCGTCCTGCTGAAGCCCGCCAGCCCCGGTACCGGTGTCATCGCCGGTGGTCCGGTGCGCGCGGTGCTGGAGTGCGCCGGCATTCACGACATCCTGAGCAAGAGCCTCGGTTCGTCCAACGCGATCAACATCGTGCACGCCACGATCGCGGCGCTGAAGATGATCGAGCGTCCCGAGGCGATCGCGGCCCGCCGCGGTCTGCCGCTCGAGGACGTCGCTCCCGCGGCGCTGCTGCGGGCTCGGGCCGGAGGGGAGTGA
- the rplR gene encoding 50S ribosomal protein L18, with translation MAASLLQRKSGAGVSAVRRVGKARRHFRLRKKVVGTEARPRLVVTRSTRHIYAQVIDDTAGRTVASASTLDVSIRGGEGDKSALAKKVGALVAERAKAAGVDAVVFDRGGNKYHGRIAALADAAREGGLEF, from the coding sequence ATGGCTGCGTCTCTGCTTCAGCGCAAGTCCGGCGCCGGCGTCTCCGCCGTCCGCCGGGTGGGCAAGGCGCGTCGCCACTTCCGCCTGCGGAAGAAGGTCGTCGGCACCGAGGCCCGTCCGCGTCTGGTCGTCACCCGGTCGACGCGACACATCTACGCCCAGGTCATCGACGACACGGCCGGCCGCACGGTCGCCTCGGCGTCGACCCTGGACGTGTCGATCCGCGGTGGCGAGGGCGACAAGTCGGCCCTCGCCAAGAAGGTCGGCGCGCTGGTCGCCGAGCGGGCGAAGGCGGCCGGTGTCGACGCGGTCGTGTTCGACCGCGGCGGCAACAAGTACCACGGGCGGATCGCGGCTCTGGCCGACGCTGCCCGCGAAGGTGGGCTGGAGTTCTGA
- the rplF gene encoding 50S ribosomal protein L6: MSRIGKLPIPVPSGVDVAIDGATVTVKGPKGTLTHQVVEPITIGRGEDGSIEVSRPNDERRAKERHGLTRTLVANMIAGVTNGYSKTLEIQGTGYRVQAKGSDLEFALGFSHPVTVRPPEGISFRVEKPTQFVVEGIDKQLVGEVAANIRKIRPPEPYKGKGVRYQGENVRRKAGKAGK, translated from the coding sequence ATGTCACGCATCGGTAAGCTGCCGATCCCGGTGCCTTCCGGCGTCGACGTCGCCATTGACGGCGCGACGGTCACCGTGAAGGGCCCGAAGGGGACGCTCACCCACCAGGTCGTCGAGCCGATCACGATCGGTCGCGGCGAGGACGGTTCGATCGAGGTCTCGCGCCCGAACGACGAGCGTCGGGCGAAGGAGCGTCACGGGCTGACCCGCACGCTGGTGGCGAACATGATCGCCGGCGTCACCAACGGGTACAGCAAGACCCTGGAGATCCAGGGCACCGGTTACCGCGTCCAGGCCAAGGGTTCCGACCTCGAGTTCGCGCTCGGGTTCAGCCACCCGGTCACCGTCCGGCCGCCGGAGGGAATCTCCTTCCGCGTCGAGAAGCCGACCCAGTTCGTGGTCGAGGGCATCGACAAGCAGCTGGTGGGCGAGGTCGCCGCCAACATCCGCAAGATTCGTCCGCCGGAGCCTTACAAGGGCAAGGGCGTTCGATACCAGGGCGAGAACGTCCGGCGTAAGGCCGGAAAGGCAGGTAAGTGA
- the rpsH gene encoding 30S ribosomal protein S8 — MTMTDPIADMLTRLRNANSAYHDRVTMPHSKLKAHVAEILQQEGYIAGWTVADSETGVGKVLTVDLKYGPNRERSIAGLRRVSKPGLRVYAKSNSLPRVLGGLGVAIISTSSGLLTDRQATKRGVGGEVLAYVW, encoded by the coding sequence ATGACGATGACCGACCCGATCGCAGACATGTTGACTCGTCTGCGCAACGCCAACTCGGCGTACCACGACCGGGTGACGATGCCCCACTCGAAGCTCAAGGCGCACGTCGCCGAGATCCTTCAGCAGGAGGGCTACATCGCCGGCTGGACCGTGGCCGACTCCGAGACCGGCGTGGGCAAGGTCCTCACCGTTGACCTGAAGTACGGCCCGAACCGGGAGCGGAGCATCGCCGGTCTGCGGCGCGTGTCGAAGCCGGGTCTGCGGGTGTACGCGAAGTCCAACAGTCTGCCCCGCGTGCTGGGCGGCCTCGGCGTGGCGATCATCTCCACGTCGTCGGGCCTGCTCACCGACCGGCAGGCGACCAAGCGTGGAGTGGGCGGGGAAGTCCTCGCCTACGTCTGGTAG
- a CDS encoding type Z 30S ribosomal protein S14 has product MAKKALIQKASGKQKFKVRAYTRCQRCGRPRAVYRSFGLCRICVREMAHRGELPGVTKSSW; this is encoded by the coding sequence ATGGCGAAGAAGGCCCTGATCCAGAAGGCTTCCGGCAAGCAGAAGTTCAAGGTGCGTGCGTACACTCGCTGCCAGCGTTGTGGCCGTCCGCGCGCCGTGTACCGGTCGTTCGGTCTGTGCCGCATCTGCGTGCGGGAGATGGCGCACCGCGGCGAGCTTCCCGGAGTCACCAAGTCCTCGTGGTGA
- the rplE gene encoding 50S ribosomal protein L5, giving the protein MTAPATEKIQPRQKLRYREEIVPALREQFSYSNVMQVPGVVKVVVNMGVGDAARDSKLIDGAVRDLTAITGQRPQVQRARKSIAQFKLREGMPIGAKVTLRNDRMWEFLDRLLSIALPRIRDFRGLSGKQFDGHGNYTFGLNEQSMFHEIDVDKIDRQRGMDITVVTTATTDEEGRALLKLLGFPFKEN; this is encoded by the coding sequence ATGACTGCCCCGGCCACCGAGAAGATCCAGCCGCGGCAGAAGCTGCGGTACCGCGAGGAGATCGTCCCCGCGCTGCGCGAGCAGTTCAGCTACTCGAACGTCATGCAGGTTCCCGGCGTCGTCAAGGTCGTCGTGAACATGGGCGTCGGCGACGCCGCTCGTGACTCGAAGCTGATCGACGGCGCGGTCCGCGACCTCACCGCGATCACCGGCCAGCGCCCCCAGGTGCAGCGCGCCCGGAAGTCGATCGCGCAGTTCAAGCTGCGCGAGGGCATGCCGATCGGCGCGAAGGTCACGCTCCGGAACGACCGTATGTGGGAGTTCCTGGACCGCCTGCTGTCGATCGCACTGCCCCGGATCCGCGACTTCCGCGGTCTGTCCGGCAAGCAGTTCGACGGCCACGGCAACTACACGTTCGGCCTCAACGAGCAGTCGATGTTCCACGAGATCGACGTGGACAAGATCGACCGCCAGCGGGGCATGGACATCACGGTCGTGACCACCGCGACGACGGACGAGGAGGGTCGGGCGCTGCTCAAGCTCCTCGGCTTTCCGTTCAAGGAGAACTGA
- the rplX gene encoding 50S ribosomal protein L24, translating into MAKLKVKKGDTVLVIAGKDKGAKGKVIQSYPDTQRVLVEGVNRIKKHTKVSTTQRGAKSGGIVTQEAPIHVSNVMVVGGDGKPTRVGYRTEEVTGDDGRVSRKRIRVSRRTGEDI; encoded by the coding sequence ATGGCGAAGCTCAAGGTGAAAAAGGGCGACACGGTCCTGGTCATCGCCGGCAAGGACAAGGGCGCCAAGGGCAAGGTGATCCAGTCGTACCCCGACACCCAGCGGGTGCTCGTCGAGGGCGTCAACCGGATCAAGAAGCACACCAAGGTCTCCACCACGCAGCGCGGCGCCAAGTCGGGCGGGATCGTGACGCAGGAGGCCCCCATCCACGTCAGCAACGTGATGGTGGTCGGCGGCGACGGTAAGCCGACCCGGGTGGGGTACCGGACCGAAGAGGTCACCGGCGACGACGGCCGGGTTTCGCGCAAGCGGATCCGCGTCTCCCGGCGGACCGGTGAGGACATCTGA
- the rplN gene encoding 50S ribosomal protein L14, which yields MIQQESRLRVADNTGAKEILCIRVLGGSGRRYAGIGDIIVGTVKDAIPGAGVKRGDVVKAVVVRTVKEKRRPDGSYIRFDENAAVLIKDGGDPRGTRIFGPVGRELRDKRFMKIISLAPEVL from the coding sequence GTGATCCAGCAGGAGTCGCGACTGCGCGTCGCCGACAACACTGGGGCCAAGGAGATCCTGTGCATCAGGGTCCTGGGTGGCTCCGGCCGGCGGTACGCGGGTATCGGCGACATCATCGTGGGCACCGTCAAGGACGCCATCCCCGGCGCGGGCGTGAAGCGCGGTGACGTCGTGAAGGCCGTCGTCGTCCGCACCGTGAAGGAGAAGCGGCGGCCAGACGGCTCCTACATTCGTTTCGACGAGAACGCCGCGGTCCTGATCAAGGACGGTGGTGACCCGCGCGGGACCCGTATCTTCGGCCCGGTCGGGCGTGAGCTGCGGGACAAGCGGTTCATGAAGATCATCTCGCTGGCCCCGGAGGTGCTCTGA